The genomic DNA GACATCCGCTTGATCCACCGATGTCACGCCGAGCGACGCCCGGTGGTCGGTCAGCAGCCGTTTCTGTAATCGACGGGCCAGCTCCCGGCCTTGCGGCGGCGGCCGGACCAGAATGTCGGTGAACGCGAAAGCGCGGCCGGACCGGGTGAGTTGTTCCATGCCGAGCGGCAGCGCGTCGTCGGAATCGAGCCACCATGAGCCGTCGCCGCGTACCGGAAATCCGTAGGCGCATCCCACCAGTCCGTTCACCTCCGCGAGCACCATGGCGAACCCGGGCCGGCGCATGTCCGCGGTGAGACGGGTCAGGAAGCGTGAGCGATCGGGCCGGCGGTATGCGCCCCTGGGTGATTTCTCTCCGGGCGATTTCTCTCCCGGTGTTCTCTCTCCGGGTGTTCTCTCTCCGGGCGATTCCGCGGTGGCCGCCGTTGCGCAGCACTGCATATACAGATCCGCCAGCTCCTCGCGCAGCCCCTCCACCAGCCGGCGGTTCACCCGGCGCAAGCGCACCGCGCCCCCGCCGGACGGCTCGCTGTCACCGGGCTCCTGGGTACGCCTCCGCCGGGCCGTCACCGCGCACCTCCCGAGGCAGCGGTGAGGAGGACCATGAGGTCGACGTTCAACTGCGGTAGGGGCATGACGCCTCGGTTCTGGAGACCGTCCCGGACAGCGAAGACAGGGGGCGCCGGGCTTCCGGCCCCTCTTGGCGCGCTTCCGCTACGGTCGGGCGTACGTTCGGCGGAGGCGGGCGGAGCGGCGGCCGGTCCGGCACCTTCCGCGCCGGACGTGGAAACGGTCCGGTTTCCTCCGGGGCGATGCGCCGGGTGACCGGACCAAGAGCCCGTTGCCCGCAGCCATCTGTGTGGAGCAACCACATGCCGCCGGGGTCTGGGACGTCGCCACCCAGCATAGCTCTCGGCCACGCCGGATCGCCGTCCGTGGACGGTCGGGATCTGGTCGTCCGATCGCGGTACGGCTCGACGGGATCGGGACAGCCGTCTGTTGCGGACCCTGCCGGGCCGCCGCTGTTCCGGACCGCTGCTGTTCCGCACCGTTGCTGTTCCGGGCCGCCGCTGTTTCGCACCGCTACTGTTCCCGGCCGCCGCTGTTTCGCACCGTCCTCGGCCGGACGGTTTGGGATGCGCGAGGCGGGCAACCCAGGAGAGGCGTCCGGCAGTCGGCCCGGGCGAAGGCACCGGAGAGTTGAGCTCACAGCTCCCGGTGCCGCCCGCAGGGCGCGCGCTTCGTCATCTCCGGTCTGCTGTATGAAGGCGCCGCAGTGCCCGGCCGAGCTCCCGCTGGACCTGGTCCGGGAGCACCTCGCCCTTCGTCGTGGCGACCAGGGCGGCAGCCACGTACCGGAGCTTGAGGTTGCAGCGTTGCGAAACGTCCACCAGCAGGTCCCAGGCCCGCTCACTGGAACACGGCGCCAGGGCCATCACCATGCCCCGCGCCTGGTCGATGACCGGCCGACTCGCCAGCGCCCGGCCCAACTGCGTGTTTCTGGCGCGCAGTTCGGCGACCTCGGCCACCAAAGCCGTATCTCCCGCCGAGACCGCGGCTGGTATCGCCTGCTGTTCTTCGCGGTACGTGGTCCCTTGGTGCATGTGCCTACCCCACAACGCAGTCGTAGTTGTAGTCGTAGTCGCTTGTCCGTGAGCGGTCGGCGGCGCGCCGACTGCTCCCCCCCCCGGCCACCCGGCTACCCGGCCACCGCATTGATCACCTACGGTCTTCGCGCGCCCGCCGGTTCTCACGCGCCCGCTGGTTCTCACGCGCCCGCCGGTCCTCACTGTCCCGTCGATCCTCGCGGTTCCAGCGTGCCCGGTGCCGGCGGCTGTAGCGACGGTCCCAGCGGTCCTGACGCTCCCTGTGGTCCCGGTACTCCCGGTATTCCCCGTACTCCCGGTACTCCCCTGAACCGGAATTGCCGCCAGGACTCCGGTTGCTTCCTCGGCCGGACCGGCCGAAGCCGAAGACCAACACGGCCGCGACGACCCACCAGATGGGATTGAGGAAACCGAACAAGATCACGACGAGGATGAGAAGCAGGACGAACACGGTGGGCCTCCCCGGAACGGAACACGTCATCGGTACCGGGGACTGGGGCCTTGTCCGACAGCGTAGCCCTGCCCGAGGGGCACGGACAGCGGGCCACGTCACGCGAACTGTCCGGCGTGGACGGCCGCTTGAAACGGAACCTCGCACGGTGCGCTCCCTGGGGGGCGATGGAACTGGGCGCGGCCCGATGTGCCCCATGAGCCACATGTACCGTGTATGCCCCATGAGTCGCATGCTCCCTATGCGTCTTATGAGTCTTATGAGTCTTATACGGGCAACGGTCC from Streptomyces avermitilis MA-4680 = NBRC 14893 includes the following:
- a CDS encoding ANTAR domain-containing protein, which codes for MHQGTTYREEQQAIPAAVSAGDTALVAEVAELRARNTQLGRALASRPVIDQARGMVMALAPCSSERAWDLLVDVSQRCNLKLRYVAAALVATTKGEVLPDQVQRELGRALRRLHTADRR